Proteins from one Sphingobium herbicidovorans genomic window:
- a CDS encoding VirB4 family type IV secretion/conjugal transfer ATPase, producing the protein MASAAAQLPPRKTPWRVLTREAEPGRYLPYARHVTPDVIALDSGDLMMMFRLEGMAFETADPIHLNDWHEKLNGTWRNIADDRLAIWTHIVRSAVGDYPEGQFRSKFAAELDAKYRARVTAKRMFVNEHYLTLLMRPAVGSADRTGLLLKRIAKAKAAEEEVDPDELARFEEKARDIEKLLRRCSPARLALYEHNGLIFSAPLEVLEQVMMGARSRVPLVRGHLGSALYGERVIFGRETVEIRAHDTSRWQGIFGIREYPALTRPGQMNALLGQDFAFVVSQSFTFMGKARAAERLRRRQNQMASTEDAAASQALDLADAADDLQSNRFVLGEHHFSLAVFADSQRRLADNLSAARAALADAGLVAAREGPALEAAFWAQLPGNFAWRARPAAITSRNFAALAPFHTYPAGRAKGNHWGPAIAMMKTAAQSPYYFNFHVGDLGHTLIIGPSGAGKTVVQNFLMAQLEKTGAQQIFIDKDRGAEIYVRSAGGIYLTLKNGEPTGFAPLRALDYGPRNLVFLGRLIRQLVTPVGGQLGVTQERMIDEGLASLGRLAPEDRSILALRQLLGQRDPEGIGARLEKWARGGSLGWVFDNEIDALSLEAPFVGFDMTDFLDNPEVRTPLMMYMFHRIDGLLDGRRLVIDIDEFWKALGDDAFRAFAQDGLKTYRKQNAFLVFGTQSPADALRSDISHSIMEQVATKILLPNPYGRETDYVDGLGLTQAEFKLIRHDLNPESRRFLVKQGHDSIVVELDLGGLSDELAVLSGTTETVTLLDAIRAEVGDDPEYWLPLFHQQRRSPSSRKG; encoded by the coding sequence GTGGCTAGCGCCGCCGCCCAGCTGCCGCCGCGCAAGACGCCTTGGCGGGTTCTGACCCGAGAAGCGGAGCCCGGGCGCTATCTTCCCTATGCCCGCCATGTGACGCCCGATGTGATTGCGCTTGATAGCGGCGATCTCATGATGATGTTCCGCCTCGAAGGCATGGCTTTCGAGACGGCTGATCCGATCCACCTCAATGATTGGCACGAGAAGCTCAACGGCACTTGGCGCAACATCGCCGACGATCGGCTTGCGATCTGGACCCACATCGTCCGCTCAGCCGTAGGGGACTATCCCGAAGGGCAGTTCCGCTCAAAGTTCGCCGCCGAGCTCGACGCTAAATATCGGGCGCGCGTCACCGCCAAGCGGATGTTCGTCAATGAGCATTATCTGACGCTTCTCATGCGTCCGGCAGTCGGATCGGCCGACCGGACCGGGCTGCTGCTCAAGCGGATCGCGAAAGCCAAGGCCGCAGAGGAGGAGGTCGATCCCGATGAACTGGCGCGCTTCGAGGAGAAGGCGCGCGACATCGAGAAGCTGCTCCGCCGCTGCAGTCCGGCGCGCCTTGCTCTCTACGAGCATAATGGCCTGATCTTCTCCGCCCCGCTTGAGGTGCTCGAGCAAGTGATGATGGGTGCGCGATCCAGGGTTCCGCTCGTCCGCGGGCATCTGGGATCCGCGCTTTACGGCGAGCGCGTGATCTTCGGACGTGAGACGGTCGAGATCCGTGCCCATGACACGAGCCGCTGGCAGGGAATCTTCGGCATCAGGGAATATCCCGCGCTGACGCGCCCGGGACAGATGAATGCCTTGCTCGGCCAGGATTTCGCCTTCGTCGTCTCGCAATCCTTCACCTTCATGGGCAAAGCGCGGGCAGCCGAACGTCTGCGCCGCCGGCAAAACCAGATGGCCTCGACCGAGGATGCCGCAGCGAGCCAGGCGCTCGATCTCGCCGATGCAGCCGACGATCTGCAAAGCAACCGGTTCGTGCTCGGGGAGCATCATTTCTCGCTGGCGGTCTTCGCCGACAGCCAAAGGCGACTTGCCGACAATCTCTCGGCCGCGCGCGCGGCACTGGCCGATGCTGGTTTGGTGGCGGCGCGCGAAGGACCAGCGCTCGAAGCAGCGTTTTGGGCGCAGCTGCCCGGAAATTTCGCATGGCGGGCGCGGCCAGCGGCGATCACCTCGCGCAATTTTGCTGCCTTGGCGCCGTTCCATACCTATCCCGCAGGCCGGGCCAAGGGGAACCATTGGGGGCCTGCGATCGCCATGATGAAGACGGCCGCGCAATCGCCCTATTATTTCAACTTCCATGTTGGCGACTTGGGTCACACACTGATCATCGGTCCTTCCGGCGCGGGCAAGACCGTCGTCCAGAATTTTCTGATGGCGCAGCTCGAGAAGACGGGCGCGCAGCAGATCTTCATCGACAAGGACCGCGGCGCGGAGATCTATGTCCGATCCGCGGGCGGGATCTATCTGACGCTGAAGAATGGTGAGCCTACGGGTTTCGCTCCGCTGCGGGCACTCGACTATGGTCCGCGCAATCTTGTCTTCCTGGGGCGCCTGATCCGGCAGCTGGTGACGCCGGTTGGAGGCCAACTCGGCGTCACGCAGGAGCGCATGATCGATGAGGGGCTGGCCTCGCTCGGACGCCTTGCGCCGGAGGACCGCTCCATTCTCGCGCTTCGCCAGCTGCTCGGTCAGCGCGACCCGGAAGGCATCGGTGCCCGGCTGGAGAAATGGGCGCGGGGCGGTTCGCTCGGCTGGGTGTTCGACAATGAGATCGACGCTTTGTCGCTGGAGGCGCCGTTCGTCGGCTTCGACATGACCGATTTTCTCGACAACCCCGAAGTGCGCACGCCGCTCATGATGTACATGTTCCACCGGATCGACGGTCTCCTCGACGGCCGGCGGCTTGTGATCGATATCGACGAATTCTGGAAAGCCTTGGGGGACGATGCGTTCCGCGCCTTCGCGCAGGACGGCCTCAAGACCTACCGCAAGCAGAATGCCTTTCTTGTCTTCGGCACGCAAAGCCCTGCGGATGCGCTGCGTTCGGACATTTCGCACAGCATCATGGAGCAGGTTGCGACCAAGATACTGCTTCCCAACCCCTATGGCCGCGAAACGGACTATGTCGATGGACTGGGTCTGACCCAGGCGGAATTCAAGCTCATCCGCCACGATCTGAATCCGGAATCCCGCCGGTTCCTGGTCAAGCAAGGCCATGACTCAATCGTCGTCGAGCTCGATCTTGGCGGTCTCTCCGACGAGCTGGCAGTTCTCTCGGGCACCACGGAAACGGTGACGCTGCTCGATGCCATCCGCGCCGAGGTCGGCGACGATCCCGAATACTGGCTGCCCCTCTTTCACCAGCAGCGTCGATCTCCATCGAGCAGGAAAGGATGA
- the virB9 gene encoding P-type conjugative transfer protein VirB9: MKTLVAAVFIAFASLSAAHAVEVPRGAASDPRVKFVDYEEAQVYRIVGTFRTATQIVLSEDETIQHVALGDTVSWEVAVAGHILFLKPRERAGPTNLIVTTSRGGTLRSYAFELTARSGPIIGRNGQAYFQVRFRYPRDEVARAERLRAAQIAMQAAALEAQAVRGALDHAVIEGPRNMNYKVQGSSDLQPSEVSDNGQFTVLRFPANREVPAIYLVRPDGSETLVPFDVRDEFVVVHLVARQLRLRRGGEVLCIYNQAPEPYGVDHGTNTGSSHVERTISHPQE; this comes from the coding sequence ATGAAAACATTGGTCGCTGCGGTTTTCATCGCGTTTGCATCCCTTTCTGCTGCCCATGCGGTTGAGGTCCCGCGTGGCGCTGCGTCTGACCCACGCGTCAAGTTCGTCGATTATGAGGAAGCGCAGGTCTATCGCATCGTCGGGACCTTCCGGACAGCAACCCAGATTGTCCTCAGCGAGGACGAAACGATTCAGCACGTAGCGCTGGGCGACACCGTCTCCTGGGAGGTGGCGGTGGCCGGCCACATCTTGTTCCTCAAGCCGCGCGAACGCGCTGGACCGACCAACCTTATCGTCACCACGTCTCGCGGCGGAACCTTAAGAAGCTATGCCTTTGAACTCACGGCTCGTAGTGGTCCGATCATCGGCCGCAACGGCCAGGCCTATTTCCAGGTCCGCTTCCGCTATCCGCGGGACGAGGTGGCGCGGGCCGAACGCCTGAGAGCGGCACAGATCGCGATGCAAGCGGCGGCGCTGGAGGCCCAGGCTGTTCGCGGTGCCCTCGACCATGCGGTGATCGAGGGTCCGCGCAACATGAATTATAAGGTGCAGGGTTCGAGCGATTTGCAGCCGTCGGAGGTCTCCGACAATGGCCAATTCACGGTTTTGCGGTTTCCGGCGAACCGGGAAGTTCCTGCCATTTATCTGGTGAGGCCAGACGGGTCCGAAACCCTGGTTCCCTTCGACGTTCGCGATGAATTCGTCGTCGTTCATTTGGTGGCGCGCCAACTGCGCCTGCGCCGGGGCGGCGAGGTGCTGTGCATCTATAACCAGGCGCCCGAACCTTATGGCGTCGATCATGGAACGAATACCGGATCGTCTCACGTCGAGCGCACCATCTCCCATCCGCAGGAATGA
- a CDS encoding TrbC/VirB2 family protein translates to MTAITARLGSQPQWARLLLRIAGIVGLAMLLSLLLSDPAHAQGADGITSMAENIKTWLTGTFAKTIAVIAVVIVGFMFFTGRASLGLLVTVIVGIFIVFSAQWIVDTITGGA, encoded by the coding sequence ATGACAGCGATCACCGCCCGCCTGGGCTCCCAGCCCCAATGGGCGCGTCTTCTGCTGCGCATCGCCGGCATCGTCGGCCTGGCGATGCTTCTCTCGTTGCTGCTGAGTGATCCTGCTCATGCGCAAGGTGCGGACGGCATCACCTCCATGGCCGAGAACATCAAGACCTGGCTAACGGGAACCTTTGCCAAGACGATTGCGGTGATCGCCGTCGTCATCGTCGGCTTCATGTTCTTCACCGGACGGGCGAGCCTCGGCCTTTTGGTGACGGTCATCGTCGGCATTTTCATCGTCTTCAGCGCGCAGTGGATCGTCGATACCATCACCGGTGGCGCGTGA
- a CDS encoding VirB3 family type IV secretion system protein: MKEAAPSNERLREETLFLAVTRPTMWLGVPLEASLPIALAACLTLIVSGNPLYAGAIGGACLAVARLIVRHDANAFRLLWLWTLTKARCRNRGWWGGSSYSPLPVAGMKRKGFARG, encoded by the coding sequence GTGAAGGAGGCCGCGCCCTCGAACGAGCGGCTGCGCGAGGAAACGCTTTTCCTTGCGGTGACCCGGCCGACGATGTGGCTGGGCGTGCCGCTCGAAGCATCCTTGCCGATTGCGCTTGCTGCCTGTCTCACCCTGATCGTCAGCGGCAATCCGCTTTACGCGGGGGCGATCGGCGGCGCGTGCCTCGCGGTGGCGCGCCTCATCGTGCGCCACGACGCCAATGCCTTTCGCCTGCTATGGTTATGGACTTTGACCAAGGCGCGCTGCCGGAACCGCGGCTGGTGGGGCGGCAGTTCCTATTCGCCGCTGCCGGTCGCGGGGATGAAGCGCAAGGGTTTCGCGCGTGGCTAG
- a CDS encoding TrbJ/VirB5 family protein gives MRKGGFAAIGAIILGTAGPAAAQGIPVYDSSGYLQALATVKNTLSMIDQGKEQIAEAKQLYGSFNQVTDVNGIAPSLSTDAMRHLLPPEARDLGRLMSSENASLGSLGSAATRIRDANRIALPELRPGASAYERASRDNLLRNGDLAARDAAIAESAYGVSAQRTAGLEELRTSLDTASDAKQVMDIQARVGVENAHIQNDALQLQALRMRQESGRRLQMQRDDEQDLADLSASLGGS, from the coding sequence ATGCGTAAAGGCGGATTCGCAGCGATCGGTGCGATTATCCTGGGAACGGCGGGTCCGGCCGCCGCCCAGGGCATACCGGTCTATGACAGCTCCGGCTATTTGCAGGCGCTCGCCACGGTCAAGAACACCCTGTCCATGATCGACCAGGGCAAGGAGCAGATCGCCGAGGCCAAGCAGCTCTACGGTAGCTTCAATCAGGTCACCGACGTCAATGGCATTGCCCCGTCGCTATCGACCGATGCCATGCGCCATCTTCTGCCGCCTGAGGCCCGCGACCTCGGCAGGCTGATGTCGTCGGAAAATGCCAGCCTGGGATCGCTTGGCAGTGCCGCGACCCGCATTCGCGATGCCAACCGCATTGCACTGCCGGAGCTGCGGCCTGGCGCATCCGCTTATGAACGGGCGTCGCGCGACAACCTGTTGCGAAACGGCGATCTGGCCGCCCGCGATGCTGCGATAGCGGAGTCGGCCTACGGCGTCTCGGCCCAGCGCACCGCAGGCTTGGAAGAACTGCGCACCTCGCTCGATACGGCTTCGGACGCCAAACAGGTCATGGACATCCAGGCAAGGGTAGGGGTCGAAAACGCCCATATCCAAAATGATGCCCTGCAGTTGCAGGCGCTGCGGATGCGGCAGGAGTCAGGACGTCGTCTTCAGATGCAGCGCGACGATGAGCAGGATTTAGCCGACCTATCGGCAAGTTTGGGAGGCTCGTAA
- a CDS encoding VirB8 family type IV secretion system protein: MRVADDDAEAVPTSGLKRYFQEARSWDQDRVRSALRSTRIAWTVATVTSILAAASIFAVAALAPLKTVVPYVIRVNQTTGAVDVQTALTQRPMRYDEAVTKYFLAQYVRTRESWIPAAAEENFRFVTILSQPAEQQRWARFFSNNNAASPQNAWGKNAVVQARVRNIAFINDRVANVRFTRIVQTETDTQSSDWIATVTFAYANAPMAEGDRYRNPLGFQVENYRSDPEVVR, from the coding sequence ATGCGAGTTGCTGACGATGACGCGGAGGCGGTGCCTACTTCCGGGCTCAAACGCTATTTCCAGGAAGCGCGAAGCTGGGACCAGGACAGGGTTCGATCGGCATTGCGATCGACGCGTATTGCTTGGACCGTGGCGACGGTAACCTCGATCCTTGCGGCCGCATCCATTTTTGCTGTCGCCGCGCTGGCCCCGCTCAAGACCGTCGTGCCCTATGTCATTCGGGTCAATCAGACGACGGGCGCGGTGGATGTCCAGACGGCGCTGACCCAGCGGCCGATGCGCTATGATGAAGCGGTCACCAAATACTTTCTCGCGCAATATGTCCGGACGCGTGAAAGCTGGATACCGGCGGCTGCCGAGGAGAATTTCCGCTTCGTGACAATCCTGTCGCAGCCGGCGGAGCAGCAGCGCTGGGCACGCTTCTTCAGCAACAACAATGCTGCCAGTCCCCAGAACGCCTGGGGGAAAAACGCAGTCGTCCAGGCGCGGGTGCGCAACATCGCCTTCATCAATGATCGGGTTGCCAATGTGCGATTCACACGGATCGTCCAGACCGAGACGGATACGCAGAGCAGCGATTGGATCGCCACGGTCACTTTCGCCTATGCCAACGCGCCGATGGCCGAAGGTGATCGCTATCGGAACCCGCTCGGCTTCCAGGTCGAGAATTACCGCTCCGACCCGGAGGTAGTCCGATGA
- a CDS encoding phytanoyl-CoA dioxygenase family protein: MTNLSPYRPAAEPAVDDDLQRHGFCVLRDIASKTEVAEIDQALDPRFAATPFCQGGFYGPLTKRFGGLLKRVPTVERLVRHPAIMRLVRSVLDPWCDTIQLNLTQALELHPGAPAQFPHRDQDMWRGPAGELEYLVNVMWPISPFKAENGATLIWSGSHNAGSMVKDAQPMAVEAEPGSAILFLGSTLHGAGANMTGAIRRGIIVSYCLGWLKPYENKWLTYPPNAARAFDPDLAALVGYQQHRPNLGNYDGQCPSVLLRGEPPEYLAATDALRPDQESALAEFLDQQRTSLLPPAGGIAEIGAGRNKREVKSNG; encoded by the coding sequence ATGACAAATCTCTCCCCCTATCGCCCAGCTGCCGAACCTGCGGTCGATGACGATTTACAGCGGCACGGCTTCTGCGTGTTGCGGGACATCGCATCCAAGACAGAGGTCGCGGAGATCGATCAGGCCCTCGATCCGCGGTTTGCCGCCACACCCTTTTGCCAGGGCGGCTTCTACGGTCCGCTCACCAAGCGCTTTGGCGGCCTTTTGAAACGCGTACCCACTGTCGAGCGACTCGTGCGCCATCCTGCGATCATGCGCCTGGTGCGGTCGGTTCTCGACCCCTGGTGCGATACCATCCAGCTCAACCTCACGCAGGCGCTCGAACTGCATCCAGGAGCGCCGGCGCAGTTTCCTCACAGGGACCAGGATATGTGGCGCGGCCCGGCCGGCGAGCTCGAATATCTCGTCAACGTGATGTGGCCGATTTCTCCGTTCAAGGCTGAAAACGGCGCCACATTGATCTGGTCCGGGAGCCATAATGCCGGCTCCATGGTCAAGGACGCGCAGCCCATGGCGGTTGAGGCGGAGCCGGGCTCGGCGATCCTCTTCCTCGGTTCTACGCTGCATGGTGCCGGCGCCAACATGACCGGCGCGATCCGGCGTGGCATCATCGTCAGCTATTGCCTGGGCTGGCTGAAGCCCTACGAAAATAAATGGCTGACCTATCCGCCCAATGCGGCCCGTGCGTTCGATCCAGACCTTGCCGCGCTGGTCGGCTACCAGCAGCACCGTCCCAATCTCGGCAATTATGATGGCCAGTGTCCGTCCGTCCTGCTTCGGGGCGAACCGCCGGAATATCTGGCTGCCACCGATGCTCTGCGACCCGATCAGGAAAGTGCGCTGGCCGAATTTCTGGACCAGCAACGCACGAGCCTACTCCCCCCGGCTGGGGGGATTGCCGAAATCGGGGCCGGGCGGAACAAAAGAGAGGTGAAATCCAACGGATAG
- a CDS encoding acyl-homoserine-lactone synthase, which yields MHIATGAARAMENRLFCSMFEERKRVFVDLLRWDVPVFAGRYEIDQFDNDRAVYIVIADAEGEHLASARLLPTTGDHILGTIFPELCEQVPPRGGAILEITRFCLARRLRARERLEVRNRLVSALVEYALGNHIDSYTGVAEWFWFQQILSFGWACRPLGLPASTSSRCLIALQIDINGSTREQLQASGIWRSVGLADLAKAA from the coding sequence ATGCATATCGCAACCGGCGCTGCCCGCGCCATGGAAAACCGCCTGTTCTGTTCGATGTTCGAGGAACGCAAACGGGTATTCGTCGATCTTCTGCGCTGGGACGTGCCGGTCTTTGCCGGTCGTTATGAAATCGACCAGTTCGACAATGACCGTGCCGTCTACATCGTGATAGCCGACGCCGAGGGCGAGCATCTTGCCTCGGCGCGGCTGCTTCCGACGACCGGTGACCATATTCTCGGCACCATTTTCCCCGAGCTGTGCGAACAAGTGCCTCCCCGGGGTGGTGCGATCCTCGAGATCACGCGCTTTTGTCTTGCACGACGATTGCGCGCACGAGAGCGCCTGGAGGTGCGCAATCGGCTGGTGTCCGCGCTCGTCGAATATGCGCTCGGCAATCATATCGACAGTTACACCGGCGTTGCTGAGTGGTTCTGGTTCCAACAGATCCTGAGCTTTGGCTGGGCATGCCGTCCCCTCGGCCTGCCCGCCTCAACAAGCAGCCGCTGCCTTATCGCCTTACAGATCGACATCAATGGCAGCACCCGCGAGCAGCTGCAGGCCAGCGGCATCTGGCGCTCGGTCGGCCTTGCCGATCTTGCCAAGGCTGCTTGA
- a CDS encoding lytic transglycosylase domain-containing protein, with product MILDVASLLALAGSCAPSVAPETLISIVHTESRFNTLAIGVNSPGARKPVPATRAQAIAAARRLIRQGYNIDLGLGQINSANLGWLGLSVEDAFEPCRNLAAAARVLTTNYQSVAHSAQSSDHAIATALSLYNTGDRRRGFRNGYVARVYASASTVIPLIRGRHPASVMTAPVRLADAVIAKPQPTALAATQAAGWNIAADARQASLMVFGDGTTSQKGQHP from the coding sequence ATGATCCTCGACGTCGCCAGTCTTCTCGCCCTTGCAGGCTCATGCGCGCCAAGCGTGGCGCCTGAGACGCTGATCTCGATCGTTCACACGGAAAGCCGATTCAACACGCTGGCGATCGGGGTCAACAGTCCGGGTGCGCGCAAGCCGGTGCCGGCGACGAGGGCACAGGCGATTGCCGCCGCGCGTCGCCTCATTCGCCAAGGCTACAACATCGATTTGGGCTTGGGGCAGATCAACAGCGCCAACCTCGGATGGCTGGGTCTGTCGGTGGAGGATGCCTTCGAGCCGTGCCGCAACCTTGCCGCCGCCGCGCGGGTGTTGACGACCAACTATCAGTCGGTGGCGCACTCCGCCCAGAGTTCGGACCATGCGATCGCAACAGCGCTCTCGCTCTACAATACTGGCGATCGGCGGCGCGGCTTTCGCAATGGTTATGTCGCCCGGGTCTATGCCAGCGCGTCAACCGTCATTCCCCTGATCCGCGGCAGGCACCCAGCGTCGGTGATGACCGCGCCTGTCCGGCTTGCCGATGCGGTGATCGCCAAACCGCAACCCACTGCGCTCGCTGCGACGCAGGCCGCTGGTTGGAACATCGCCGCAGATGCCCGGCAAGCCTCGCTCATGGTCTTCGGGGACGGGACAACTTCTCAGAAAGGACAGCATCCATGA
- a CDS encoding TrbL/VirB6 family protein, which yields MASTLFNDFYMQVDNQLDLFLNERLQNVVEVVRGPLAVGLVIYIALFGYMVMRGIISEPWGELFYRMVKLCLLYIAATTVAYSEWITTPLFHGMPDALSQALSGRTITSVGAAFDDYFNQVDSIVLIIRAKAATYIEINPMRLVLIALAVCLYALAGLSAAIGFSITIFAKIALAIIIALGPIFIALALFEPTRRFFHGWLGQVFNYIVLMGVIIAITTLISDLGSIAIAAAESKADVTIGAVLFAVYLFLGTIFFFQAPAIATGIAGGAAAGVGAFAGTAWGTMASPLRQRRIARNSRNLERAARRGGSIEAA from the coding sequence ATGGCCTCTACACTGTTCAACGATTTCTATATGCAGGTCGACAATCAGTTAGACCTGTTCCTCAACGAGCGTCTTCAAAACGTCGTTGAGGTTGTTCGCGGGCCGCTCGCCGTTGGGCTTGTTATTTATATCGCTTTGTTCGGCTACATGGTGATGCGCGGCATTATTAGCGAACCCTGGGGCGAACTATTCTACCGAATGGTCAAGCTCTGCCTGCTGTATATTGCCGCAACGACGGTCGCCTATTCCGAGTGGATCACCACGCCTCTTTTTCATGGGATGCCGGACGCACTCTCGCAGGCACTCTCCGGGCGGACCATCACCAGCGTGGGCGCTGCATTTGATGACTACTTCAATCAAGTCGACAGCATAGTTCTCATAATTCGCGCCAAAGCTGCGACGTATATTGAAATTAATCCGATGCGTTTGGTGCTGATCGCTCTAGCCGTTTGCCTCTACGCGCTGGCAGGATTGTCTGCCGCGATCGGTTTTTCAATTACTATTTTTGCCAAAATAGCGCTGGCCATTATTATAGCTCTCGGGCCAATTTTCATTGCACTTGCATTGTTCGAACCTACGCGCCGCTTCTTTCATGGATGGCTCGGGCAGGTCTTCAACTACATAGTCCTCATGGGAGTGATCATCGCGATCACGACGCTCATTTCTGATTTGGGCAGCATCGCAATCGCGGCTGCAGAATCAAAAGCTGATGTGACAATCGGTGCGGTTCTTTTCGCCGTTTATCTCTTCCTCGGGACCATTTTCTTTTTCCAGGCTCCGGCCATTGCCACCGGCATTGCGGGCGGCGCCGCTGCGGGGGTTGGTGCCTTCGCCGGGACCGCCTGGGGGACGATGGCATCTCCCCTCCGACAACGCCGCATTGCGCGCAACAGCCGCAATCTGGAGCGCGCCGCTCGTCGGGGCGGCTCCATCGAAGCGGCATAG
- a CDS encoding EexN family lipoprotein translates to MLRAIVVSVTLVGLLGCKPPTGKDEYRSNSDLRNQTLRDCANGTHPSSRECVNAQDVKDLDDLKRSL, encoded by the coding sequence ATGCTCCGGGCCATTGTCGTAAGCGTTACTTTGGTTGGCTTGCTCGGGTGCAAACCGCCGACCGGAAAAGATGAGTATCGCAGTAACTCCGATCTGCGGAATCAAACGCTCAGGGATTGCGCGAACGGAACCCATCCAAGTTCCCGCGAGTGCGTCAATGCTCAGGACGTTAAAGATCTCGATGACCTGAAGCGGTCACTTTGA
- the virB10 gene encoding type IV secretion system protein VirB10: MADEPSPVVRPLPGADPTPERHEILHERGIEPIGGTTPARRNTALIFAGTAMVLGILWVNSGTGQQSSSRDLTAPAGAARERPDIVARETVDYAAVAPQRRPLGAARADPNAPVLNPAAGVPGPEGQIVPAMQPGAAPSGTSAARPTLAEQARRSTLIAYGGRDLGREAGAPTAAGAAGEAPDNAAGAPESGEGRAPNALDLLRQSSSTGEARASMLPNRNFLITAGTLIPCILQTAINSAQPGYTSCLIPRDVYSENGRVVLMEKGTRVLGEYRGGIQQGQNRLFVLWTRAVTPQGVRIDLASPGSDALGRAGLAGAVDSFFWARFGGALLLSLVDDAAYIAGQAASSGNGNFNNVTRAPSEGAAIALQNNINIRPVLKKNQGEEVGIFVAKDFNFADVYNLELRR; encoded by the coding sequence ATGGCCGATGAACCGTCCCCTGTCGTGCGCCCGCTGCCCGGTGCCGATCCAACGCCCGAAAGGCACGAAATTCTTCACGAGCGTGGAATCGAGCCGATCGGCGGCACGACGCCCGCGCGGCGCAACACCGCGCTGATCTTCGCCGGCACGGCAATGGTCCTGGGCATTCTCTGGGTGAATTCCGGCACGGGCCAGCAATCCTCGTCTCGTGACCTCACCGCGCCGGCAGGTGCAGCCCGGGAACGACCCGATATCGTCGCTCGGGAAACAGTCGATTATGCCGCGGTCGCCCCTCAACGCCGACCGCTCGGGGCTGCCCGCGCGGACCCCAACGCGCCGGTGCTCAATCCTGCCGCTGGCGTTCCCGGACCTGAAGGCCAAATTGTGCCCGCCATGCAGCCGGGCGCGGCACCGAGCGGGACCAGTGCCGCTCGGCCAACGCTTGCCGAGCAGGCGCGGCGGTCCACGCTGATCGCCTATGGAGGTCGCGATCTTGGCCGCGAGGCCGGCGCGCCCACAGCTGCAGGGGCTGCCGGGGAAGCGCCCGACAACGCTGCCGGAGCGCCAGAGAGCGGCGAGGGCAGGGCGCCCAACGCGCTCGATCTTTTGCGGCAAAGCTCCTCGACCGGGGAAGCGCGGGCCTCGATGCTGCCGAACCGCAATTTTCTGATTACGGCGGGCACATTGATCCCCTGCATTCTGCAAACCGCCATCAATTCCGCGCAGCCCGGTTACACGTCCTGCCTGATCCCGCGAGACGTCTATTCCGAGAATGGCCGGGTCGTACTCATGGAAAAGGGCACGCGCGTTCTCGGCGAATATCGCGGCGGCATCCAGCAAGGGCAAAATCGCCTGTTCGTCCTCTGGACGCGAGCGGTAACGCCCCAGGGCGTGCGGATCGATCTTGCCTCGCCTGGCTCCGATGCACTCGGCCGAGCCGGGCTTGCAGGCGCGGTCGACAGCTTCTTCTGGGCGCGTTTTGGCGGCGCCCTGCTCCTCTCACTCGTCGATGATGCCGCCTATATCGCCGGACAGGCCGCCTCGAGCGGCAATGGCAATTTCAACAATGTGACCCGGGCGCCCAGCGAAGGCGCGGCGATTGCCTTGCAGAACAATATCAATATCCGGCCGGTCCTGAAGAAGAATCAGGGCGAGGAGGTCGGCATCTTCGTCGCCAAGGATTTCAACTTCGCCGACGTCTACAATCTGGAACTGCGGCGGTAA